CTCACGGCTTTGAGTTGCGGTCGTTTCCAGGCATCCGGGACCTCGCTGGTCAGGAGCACATGTTGTCTGGCCGCCAAATCCGCGGCTTTACTCAAGCGAGTATCTTCCACCAATTcttgtttgtacttttcttttaattgtaaaaaagcaggGGCGTTGTCCACCGTGGTGCTCACCATCTCGGGTTCCATCATGCAACTGAGGTGTCTCCTCTAGCGCATGCAACGTTTATAACATCGGTAGAGTTCAGGCCAGAGGGCACCGCCTGTTTGAGCCATCATGATAGCGCGTCGCCGTTTCACCGAATGCGCGGGTTTGGCCATGGCGCGTAAACTCTGGGCATGAGGTTTGAGCAACGTGATGGTATGTCGAGAACGGGGCACAGTGCCACGGAGCGTGTTCATCACCAATTCACTGATGGCATTGATCTGATCCGCATTCGCCATCCGCAACAATTCTTGTCGTTTATGCTGATTGGCTTCTTgtaagacacttttcaagaacggggcttgacgttccatgcgccACGCCATGCTGAAGGTTCAGGGATGGCCACGACCCCGCTCTATTTATGGTAAATTGGGCCCCACATGAACGACACAGTTCCCCATGAGAATGCCGTTGCATATGACGTCGACATCGCTGACACAACGCGGCCTCAATCTCCTCCGTCCACTCTAACGTCATCGTGATGGCCTTGCGAGGGGGTCTAGTCCGGTCGACGAAAGACGGACCCTGGGTTTGTATTTCCGGAGCCACAAAGGCGAGAGAGCCATTGCCAACAGCAGTAGCCTACCTCCGCGTTGCAGACCGCGTCGACGACGTCGCTTTCGGGGGACATAACGGTGTCGGCGTCCATTGGGTCCACGGACCATCCTCAATTGGAGTCTGGGTCCCCACCTGGCGTGTCTTTTATAGCTTTCTCAGCGTTTTAAACCCGCCCCAACCCGTTCGACCTAACATTCGCCGGACCCGTCGTTGATTGGCTGCCCACTGCGCGGCACTGATCTTGCCcacttttttcttgttcttttttttcaaggcGATGGCTGCACCGACAGCAATAGGGAGGAGGAGCGGGAGAATACCCCCTCGTTGCTGTCGGCGTCGTGTTCGTCGTCGTGGACCACAGGGCATGATGTCCGACGGAAGACACGCCTCTTgtctttttatacttttttcacATGATGGAACAATTAAACGATTCCCCCGCATAGCGTTTCCGTTTGCCGGATTCCCACTCTCGTGTGCGTTTGTCAATAATGGCTTGGGCTCGCTTTTGTTGATGATCCCCAATGGCTTTGGTGATCCCATACCCAGCTTTGAGAATCCCGAGAGGCAGGCCAGGTCCGACACCCCCTACTTGACCCCTTCGTCGTTTGGCGGGGGGTCGGCGACGTCGGGTCGTggtgcgtttgcgtttgcgtcgAGGGGCCATCCCGCTTCGACATCGGCCACACATGGTTTTGGGACGGTTGAAGGAAGGACCCTGGTTTTATAGCTTCACGGGCGTCGACCCCGTCCACGGGCTCGGCCACGGCCACGGCCACGACCTCGGCGTGGTGGGGGTGGACCGGAGGTTCGCGTCGAGGTGTGGCGCACGGACGGTCGCCCTCCCTCTTCATACACGGTGGTCACCGTATTGGTATGCGTAATATTGCGAATGCGCCTTCCTCGCGCCCGTTCTTGCGCATCTTCATTCAGCAAATCCAACCGTCGCCTTAAGCCTCGCCGTcgatcgtcgtcatcatcatcctcatcctcgtCCTCCGACGGAGGGGAGGAATCGGGGACGGTGGAGAGGGTACGCGAGGACGTCGTCGTGGTTGTTTGGCGGCCACGGTGGGACGTCCCGTCGGAGTCGTCACCGTGGAGGTGGTGGTCCTGGTCCCGGCTCCGGCACTGCGACGGGCGGTGGAGGGGCGTGAGGGGgctgtggtggtggtggcggtggtgacAGGACGTGGTCTGGGTCGTCTGGAGCTGGTGGTGGTGGCCGTAGGACGTGTGCGGGTGGACGTGGTGGGACGGGTTTGGGTGGCTGTCGTGGTGGGAGCGGTGGTGAGGGtgggtggtggtggcggtgccGTGGTGGTGGTGCCTGTGCCTGCCACAGGGGGTAACGTAAAGGCATTCAAGGCATCGTCCACATTGATCGGAAACGTCCAATTAAAATCCTCAATCTCTTGATCCAATTGGGCTCGATCCACCGGTTGGGTCAATTCGGTCACCATGTCCGTCATGCGACTGAGGTCCTGGAAGGGAGGAGGGGACGTGGGGGAGCCCACCCCGGCGGGCGAGAGGGTCGGGGTGTCCATGCGGGTCACTAAGTCAGTAtgttgtccgccttctctttgCCGCCGTTGACGTTCGCGTTCTCGTTGCAACGCGTTTTCGAACGGCAGGGACATCCACGGGCAAGGTATGGACTTGCGCCTTGCCTTCTCGGCGCGTTAAATGACTCCACAGGCGGTACCGATCATCCGAGGCGGGATGCACATCCAACATCAAATAGCCAAAGGGACGGGACGTGATGCGTTTAAATAGGCGCAAGACTTGACGCCATCGGTCGGGAAAGGCTTGCAGTAAAATGGTGCGTATGCCCGTTTGATCCCGGGGATTCTTGAAGGCCACAATGTAATGCGCATTGCGATTGATGGTCTTGGCAAATTTGCCAAGTGGGAATAAATCTTGCGTCAAATACAAGACGGTGATGTTCCGATGATGGGAATCTTTGGTGAACAAATCCAACACGCGTTTATCCTGTCCCCCTTCTTCCATCAAATCGTCCAAGACGAGCACTCCGGCCAAACCATTGGGTTAAATGACGGGGGTCCGGTAACCCGCGATGAAATTGAATCCCCTCTTTTTTTTGCATACGATCAAACCGGGGTTGCCATCGGTCGTACGCATAGACGATCTTCTTGGGTTGGACTTGAAACACGTGGAGGTCCCGTAACCATTGTTCCACTAACTCGCTCTTGCCACTGCCCGACGGGCCCGCGATAATCACACTACTGGGGTGACGGATCATCCTTCCCACGGTCGAGGCAGACGACGGTAATGACCCGTGGCCCCTTTAGCGCCCATGCGTTTATACCGTTTGCTACGTCCCAATTTATATCCGATTTTGGCCACTTTGGCCAACACGCTCATGATGCCTCGCCCGTTTTGACGAAAGCGGGGTCGTCGGGAGGAAGCGCGCtgctgccgtcgtcgtcgtcgtctgtGGCTGGGCATGCCGTCCAATACTCGCGGTAGAGGCGTGGCGATTCGCATTGAATCAGCTGTTCCATggtctcccttaaatgcgtttctttCATGGTGTCCATGTACTGTTTGAGAGCGACCCAGTCCTGGTCTTGCGCCAGTTGGCGGGCCATCAACCAATGGTACCCATCCCAGGCATCCACCCCTTGGACGGTGTTCACCCGTTCGATGGGGTGGGACCACCAATACAGGGTTTCTTCTATCACGAAGGCGTCCATCACACGCTGGACATCCCCTCGCGTAATCATGATGAAAGTTCAAATGACCCCTCGATCACAGCACGTCtcgttttatggtgtttttttttttatttcaacactcacaaggattacaaagcataaaggcCTGTCGGCTCACATTCTTTTGCCCTCCCTCCGGGCGGGCATCGACTTCATCTTGTACTTCCTGTTTAATCACGCGTTTCAACTGCTCGGCCACTTTCTGATCATTCAACACTAAATTGTCGCAACTCCATTGCCCCAAAAAGTCTTGATACGACCGGCCTTGGGCTCGggcttttaagaaaaataacgCATAATGGCCACAGGTCTGACTATCCAAGGCTTGCAACGTCTGGTCACTGCGAATCAGGTGCTTCCATTGTCCCCACCATTGGTGCAGGTCGGGGTGGGTGTACACGTGCAAGGGCAGcccataactgtcaaagatCTCGCACTTGTTCTGTTCCGTCCACAGACCCAACCAATGTTGTCCCTTTTCTCCCGCCGGATCCGTGTTGACAATGTAGGCTTGACGGACACTCTTGGGGGGTGAGCGGGGTAACTGGTCGGCGGGGTACACCCCGTGAAACACGCGTCGCAAGGTGGGATCTTCTAGGGCCAGGGTCCGCAGCACCGTATCACTGAGCGCCACAAACTCCATGCCCGGTGTCTTCTGTCTTCTGAATCACCTCAAGCGTTGATGTTATACTTTATACCTCCCATGTGATTGATCTCATACATGTTTTCATACTCGCTCCAGACCAACACGGTGATGTTGTGATTGACAGCCGCTGCAAAATCAATGATCAGTCGCACATTGCCCGATTGACGGGGGTTGCGATACTGAGGATCATCGGCTTTTCCACTGGGTACATTGTTGAACAGGAACAACGTGCAGTTGTTGCCTTGTCCCCAATCCCCAGGTAGCAGCATGGGAATCTTGTCTTCATTGTAGGCACCCATGGCTTGTAGAAATCGATCGTACCCCAGTAGATCTTCATAGGCTTCTGCTCCAGTCAGTTGCAGGGTTCTGTAAGGGTATTCTTCTCCATTCAAGGTCTGACGTATTTGAGTGACGCCAAACTTTTGAAAGGCAAAGGGGTATCTTTGTAGGTTTCCATTGAAGGCATCCGAATGCAATAACCCGACCATCACTCGGTCAGGAAATCGTCGCACAAACACATTGTCTTGTTCCCACTGGGTGGTTCGTCCATCGAAGGAAAACGTGCGGATTTCGCTCCGCACCACGGGGTAGCGGGCAATCTGTTTGCCCAGctgtctttctttctgcagtctGACATAGACGCTGGCGttcaaggtcacttttctcatcaGCAAGGTGACTTTGATGTCCTCTGCGCGaatggctggaaatttcttgGCGACCAAAGTGCCTTTGTTGGGGGTGCTCAGCAAGTAGACGGTGTTGGGGTTGAGGAAGAGTTCAAAGTCCATCTGGACATTGGGGACCAACAATTTGCCTGTCTTGAGGGGTGGCAAATGAGGGCGGATGAGGAACGTGTGCCAATGCTTGTCTAGCAACCGGCTGGTCAAGGCTCGCAGTTCTACATTGCCACTCCAATTCGCACCCGTGGGCACATCCGAATTGGCTCCTGTGGCTCCCATCACTTCAATCACATTCAGCT
The sequence above is a segment of the Porites lutea chromosome 3, jaPorLute2.1, whole genome shotgun sequence genome. Coding sequences within it:
- the LOC140932170 gene encoding uncharacterized protein F54H12.2-like, with the protein product MSLQLFDVPDVDYRYEASREVEFQPALTGIQPITFSIPGSDDYYDTNSLRFKVKVRLTDPAAAYEGIQADLNVSDANNSRNTYCVNNFGHSIFRDITLSMNGVLMTEQSNTYHYRAYLETLLNYSREEGATKLAPQGWVNQLNVIEVMGATGANSDVPTGANWSGNVELRALTSRLLDKHWHTFLIRPHLPPLKTGKLLVPNVQMDFELFLNPNTVYLLSTPNKGTLVAKKFPAIRAEDIKVTLLMRKVTLNASVYVRLQKERQLGKQIARYPVVRSEIRTFSFDGRTTQWEQDNVFVRRFPDRVMVGLLHSDAFNGNLQRYPFAFQKFGVTQIRQTLNGEEYPYRTLQLTGAEAYEDLLGYDRFLQAMGAYNEDKIPMLLPGDWGQGNNCTLFLFNNVPSGKADDPQYRNPRQSGNVRLIIDFAAAVNHNITVLVWSEYENMYEINHMGGIKYNINA